The following proteins are co-located in the Micromonospora viridifaciens genome:
- a CDS encoding NACHT domain-containing protein, with the protein MSLTAMAAIGAIVMKAAEGAASVLGRDLAVSAKTKRASQDAANIRVSSGSADFVDSLSGQQLQSFKGFVSSPQFESLVQQAMISAIVNRRQTDESTLRNQIRHGLRHRGDFNGPDLLQATDAVADLIYAGVEATKRRAATGSLDSGRALTMAALSAAAAARNSELLSRIESLAEVEKFAEALRSAMRANTNKLRLAHSVQNMRVRHGQLYVPPKLQRSKPLTVRGDALRPSGKVPSKTPSKGEKLTISSLPADSTRHVILGDPGAGKSTLATKFVHDLVTDNIPGMEGQVPILLIVRNHTQSLRTDHQTLVHYLEASCRRPHNLNPPKSALDYLLLNGRATVVIDGVDELGDASFRESFAELVDNFARLYPLTRIVVTSRVVGYTEAPLDYELFPVVEILPFDDTQVSAYASKWFKLDSALTRDEQYQLATSFMDESAAAGDLRTNPLLLSLLCSLYSSVHFIPKNKPEIFERCAELLFETWDRSRGIETSRRYGAHIKPAIQRLAWLILTDEKGRQALPRHEIISFLAAFMQAKRFEDIDEATQAAKDFLDFCAGRAWVLTDMGADTLQPHYGFVHRTFLEYFAATQLVKTDPTPTSVWAQLSKNVGEPSWEVVAQLAVQLIDRQVDDGAERILNLLLKEVDDPFTPTARKALLLAFGVRVLDVVAPDNATLRSLTAHCVELACSVPVERRRPNLSNDKHWLETARISGYGSREVMDAPLEALLELSSTDNASRVARNMVETLDTLANSSPRDPSGILRAVLTEGPLHLIMQPGSSVASDVRTILRERPTPASAEYWFRLQKAPSQEDVREHGTRILYERIVFTNGLLPSITITALVAIDRTVAEQTRLEASPVIDCLDDIFFEVFRRRHELLERQPITEDVYVDRMARTSVSDLKSLPVNARACLLLLLIPVMPSSPSDAVDSSLMQIFWARTFPYRRQDAVKLLNELQLPAEAHAFMVSWIRGENLISRIAESEGGVA; encoded by the coding sequence ATGAGTTTGACAGCAATGGCGGCAATCGGTGCAATTGTAATGAAGGCGGCAGAAGGTGCAGCCTCCGTCCTTGGTCGAGACTTGGCTGTCAGCGCCAAGACAAAAAGGGCCAGTCAGGACGCCGCCAACATCCGCGTATCCAGCGGATCTGCGGATTTTGTCGACTCTCTGAGCGGACAGCAGTTGCAGAGCTTTAAGGGTTTTGTCAGCTCCCCTCAGTTCGAATCGCTCGTGCAGCAGGCAATGATATCGGCGATAGTTAACCGTCGCCAAACTGATGAGAGCACGCTTCGAAACCAGATTCGGCACGGCTTGCGCCATAGAGGCGACTTCAATGGCCCCGACTTGCTGCAGGCAACAGACGCCGTAGCGGACTTGATTTATGCAGGCGTAGAGGCAACGAAGCGCAGGGCGGCCACTGGATCACTGGACAGTGGCCGAGCATTAACCATGGCAGCTCTCTCGGCGGCCGCGGCCGCTAGGAATAGCGAACTCCTCTCCCGCATCGAGTCACTGGCCGAAGTAGAGAAGTTTGCGGAGGCGTTGCGATCCGCCATGAGGGCCAATACAAATAAACTGCGCTTAGCCCATAGCGTGCAGAACATGCGCGTGAGGCATGGGCAGCTTTACGTGCCCCCAAAGCTGCAGCGTTCGAAGCCCCTCACAGTAAGAGGGGACGCCCTACGCCCGTCGGGAAAAGTTCCAAGCAAGACTCCCAGCAAAGGCGAGAAACTTACTATCAGCAGCCTCCCGGCAGACTCTACCCGTCATGTAATTCTCGGCGACCCGGGGGCCGGAAAATCTACACTGGCAACTAAGTTCGTGCACGACCTTGTGACCGATAATATTCCAGGCATGGAAGGGCAAGTTCCGATCTTGCTCATTGTCCGCAATCACACCCAATCCTTGCGAACTGATCACCAGACACTCGTACACTACCTTGAGGCTTCATGCCGTCGGCCCCACAACCTAAATCCACCAAAGAGCGCCTTGGACTATCTGCTTCTAAATGGGCGGGCTACGGTCGTCATCGACGGCGTTGATGAACTAGGTGATGCATCGTTTCGCGAATCCTTTGCGGAGTTGGTCGACAATTTTGCTCGCCTTTACCCCCTCACCCGGATAGTCGTGACCTCTCGAGTCGTAGGCTACACCGAAGCGCCTCTTGATTATGAGCTCTTTCCGGTGGTGGAAATTCTGCCCTTCGATGATACTCAAGTAAGCGCCTACGCCTCGAAATGGTTCAAGCTTGACTCGGCGCTTACGAGGGACGAGCAGTATCAGCTCGCGACTTCGTTTATGGATGAGAGCGCAGCGGCTGGCGACTTGAGAACAAACCCGCTACTACTATCGCTGCTCTGCAGCCTCTACTCGTCGGTTCATTTCATCCCAAAAAATAAGCCTGAAATCTTCGAGAGGTGTGCGGAACTCCTGTTTGAAACATGGGATCGCTCGCGCGGGATAGAAACCTCTCGTCGCTATGGAGCCCATATAAAGCCGGCAATCCAACGGCTGGCATGGTTAATCTTGACCGATGAAAAAGGGCGCCAAGCGCTGCCTCGCCACGAAATCATCTCCTTCCTCGCAGCTTTCATGCAGGCAAAGAGATTCGAGGATATCGACGAGGCCACACAGGCGGCGAAGGACTTCCTCGACTTCTGCGCCGGCCGAGCGTGGGTGCTGACGGATATGGGCGCCGATACGCTGCAGCCGCACTACGGGTTCGTTCATCGGACGTTCTTGGAATATTTTGCGGCAACACAACTCGTAAAGACAGATCCCACGCCGACGTCGGTATGGGCACAACTTAGCAAGAACGTCGGCGAGCCAAGCTGGGAGGTAGTAGCGCAGCTTGCGGTTCAGCTAATAGATCGGCAAGTCGACGATGGAGCCGAAAGGATTTTGAATCTTCTCCTGAAAGAGGTAGATGACCCTTTTACGCCTACAGCGCGGAAGGCATTATTGCTTGCTTTTGGCGTGCGAGTCTTGGACGTCGTGGCGCCCGATAATGCCACGTTGCGTAGTCTAACTGCCCACTGCGTTGAACTCGCATGTTCTGTGCCGGTCGAGAGACGACGACCAAATCTGTCCAATGATAAGCACTGGCTAGAAACGGCGAGGATTTCGGGGTACGGGAGCAGAGAGGTGATGGACGCACCTCTCGAAGCGCTGCTGGAATTGAGCTCGACGGATAACGCGAGTCGCGTCGCGCGCAATATGGTGGAGACATTGGACACTTTGGCCAACTCCTCTCCGCGCGACCCTTCGGGGATTCTGCGAGCCGTTCTCACCGAAGGGCCTCTTCATTTAATTATGCAACCAGGCTCTTCCGTGGCTTCCGATGTCAGAACGATCCTCCGCGAAAGACCAACTCCCGCCAGCGCGGAGTACTGGTTCCGCCTTCAAAAAGCACCCTCACAGGAGGACGTCCGAGAGCACGGGACTCGCATACTCTACGAACGTATCGTATTTACGAACGGCCTCCTGCCCTCGATTACGATAACAGCATTGGTGGCCATAGACCGGACTGTAGCGGAACAAACTAGGTTGGAAGCTTCGCCTGTAATCGACTGCCTCGACGACATTTTTTTCGAAGTGTTCAGGCGCCGGCATGAGTTGCTGGAACGTCAACCCATAACAGAGGACGTATATGTCGATCGAATGGCCCGCACCTCCGTTTCAGACCTGAAATCGCTTCCTGTCAACGCTAGAGCATGCTTGCTGCTCCTTCTGATTCCGGTGATGCCTTCTTCGCCCTCTGACGCAGTCGACTCGTCGCTCATGCAAATATTTTGGGCTAGGACGTTTCCTTACCGTCGACAGGACGCCGTTAAGCTCCTGAACGAGCTACAACTACCGGCCGAGGCTCACGCATTCATGGTCTCTTGGATTCGGGGTGAAAACCTAATCTCAAGGATCGCTGAATCGGAAGGCGGTGTGGCTTAG
- a CDS encoding PIN domain-containing protein, whose protein sequence is MTTLQDLAPETTASIRPKASGTSSPWRRQSGLTVVSSHPQLIAVLDTNALANACCLQAATGHDSLITRLVATERVPCFIADHVPGEMDEHLERISRSQRIDPAEAFRVWRTDVAPLLRVVELPIGEYLRPEIAAIRQPPPGGDPDDWPTLALAAFLGPAFTVTSDSVFAALGFANAGYWAEGAKVLHTAGNLEGRYIDRLHSTLFAARLMWGGVSAVVHLSRRLPWLVPGLGLATGWLASTMWAKRDSVRAAGAALWEAMEPVVARIGAELVQYGELRSSMVIVQDPRWRRETLTERCARYLARSGDPMTPSELRDALGQRSDQRTTAAAIRRAISRHPSFLRSAGERYSIGAPATG, encoded by the coding sequence GTGACGACTCTGCAGGATCTGGCCCCGGAGACCACGGCGTCGATCCGGCCCAAGGCGTCCGGAACGTCCTCGCCGTGGCGTCGGCAGTCAGGTCTGACTGTGGTGTCCAGCCATCCTCAATTGATTGCTGTTCTAGACACCAACGCCCTGGCCAACGCGTGTTGTCTGCAGGCGGCGACCGGACACGACTCGCTGATCACGCGGCTGGTGGCCACCGAGCGTGTCCCCTGCTTCATCGCCGATCACGTGCCGGGCGAGATGGATGAGCACCTGGAGCGAATCAGCCGGTCGCAGAGGATCGATCCGGCAGAGGCGTTCCGGGTCTGGCGGACCGACGTCGCCCCGCTGCTTCGAGTGGTCGAGCTACCGATCGGGGAGTACCTCCGTCCTGAGATTGCCGCCATCCGGCAGCCGCCGCCAGGTGGCGATCCCGACGATTGGCCGACCTTAGCTCTGGCGGCTTTCCTCGGTCCCGCATTCACGGTGACCTCCGATAGCGTGTTCGCCGCTCTGGGCTTCGCTAACGCCGGGTACTGGGCTGAAGGAGCCAAGGTCCTCCATACCGCAGGTAACCTGGAAGGCCGATACATCGACCGGCTGCACTCCACCCTGTTCGCGGCCAGGCTCATGTGGGGCGGTGTTTCGGCGGTCGTGCATCTGAGCCGACGGTTGCCCTGGCTCGTGCCAGGGCTGGGGCTCGCGACCGGTTGGCTGGCCAGCACGATGTGGGCCAAACGCGATAGCGTTCGGGCCGCCGGCGCCGCATTGTGGGAGGCGATGGAACCCGTCGTGGCGCGGATTGGCGCCGAGCTGGTTCAGTACGGCGAACTCCGGTCGTCGATGGTGATCGTGCAAGATCCCCGCTGGCGGAGGGAGACGCTCACGGAACGCTGCGCCCGCTACCTAGCGCGTAGCGGGGATCCGATGACTCCCTCGGAACTTCGGGATGCACTCGGGCAACGCTCGGACCAGCGGACCACCGCCGCAGCGATTCGACGCGCGATCTCGCGGCATCCATCGTTCCTTCGGTCGGCAGGCGAGCGCTACAGCATCGGAGCCCCTGCCACAGGCTGA
- a CDS encoding Shedu anti-phage system protein SduA domain-containing protein has product MAEDEVARAFQVSVRSDHVDPNILHSEVAVIKNGPRAYKSASFLLFGDRQTGEVKKRELSVQTWSRSADGPGYNFTKAANRWSCQDDEIQILQSLLNGAFPETGMYQLASQDTGVQEFVAHIDAGRVDPEIVHRVVTAICASPHLAEALARMDDAGLLATLIERNRQRVGLDEWRKVVEDPTSREPDIQRVLNKQWWIFGGRYIKPAIRRQFVVGEQLDMALVRADGALHVVEIKQANIPKLIVPHRTHYRVGDEIHEAVSQAMNYLRSLDEERDTILSKFHVDSRRAFATVVIGHPRFVSGDIAPEVVADTIRTYNSHLSRIEVVTYADLIDGAERAFALSNEGEAESDVEDCITVSDASDVEEEDWDWPPPF; this is encoded by the coding sequence ATGGCCGAGGACGAGGTAGCTAGGGCATTTCAAGTTAGCGTCCGCTCCGATCACGTTGACCCGAACATCCTCCACTCCGAGGTTGCCGTGATCAAAAACGGTCCTAGGGCTTACAAATCTGCTTCCTTTCTCCTGTTCGGCGATCGGCAGACCGGCGAGGTAAAGAAGAGGGAGCTCAGCGTCCAGACTTGGAGTCGTTCCGCTGATGGCCCCGGATACAACTTCACAAAGGCTGCCAATCGATGGTCATGCCAGGACGACGAGATTCAGATACTTCAGAGCCTACTGAACGGTGCTTTCCCTGAAACTGGAATGTATCAGCTTGCTAGCCAAGACACCGGCGTGCAAGAATTCGTTGCCCACATAGATGCAGGGCGAGTCGATCCTGAAATCGTACACCGGGTAGTTACCGCGATCTGCGCATCACCGCATCTGGCCGAAGCGCTGGCTCGCATGGACGATGCCGGATTGCTCGCGACTCTAATCGAGCGCAATCGCCAACGGGTCGGCCTCGACGAGTGGCGAAAAGTGGTCGAAGACCCCACTAGCAGAGAGCCGGATATCCAGAGGGTACTTAACAAGCAATGGTGGATATTCGGCGGGCGATACATCAAGCCGGCAATCAGGCGACAGTTCGTGGTTGGCGAACAGCTCGACATGGCACTCGTTCGCGCCGACGGCGCGCTGCATGTTGTCGAAATTAAACAAGCGAACATACCCAAGCTCATCGTGCCTCATCGCACTCATTATCGCGTAGGAGACGAGATCCATGAGGCCGTATCACAGGCAATGAACTATCTTCGCAGCCTAGATGAAGAGCGCGACACCATTCTCAGCAAGTTTCACGTGGATTCGCGTCGCGCCTTCGCGACGGTCGTAATTGGCCATCCGAGGTTCGTGTCTGGCGACATCGCCCCCGAGGTTGTCGCTGACACGATCAGAACGTACAACAGTCACCTATCCAGGATCGAGGTGGTGACGTACGCCGACCTGATCGACGGAGCCGAGCGCGCATTCGCACTTTCCAACGAAGGTGAAGCCGAAAGCGACGTAGAAGACTGCATAACGGTAAGCGACGCGTCGGACGTGGAGGAAGAAGACTGGGACTGGCCGCCCCCGTTCTGA